In Vigna unguiculata cultivar IT97K-499-35 chromosome 3, ASM411807v1, whole genome shotgun sequence, a single genomic region encodes these proteins:
- the LOC114176868 gene encoding RING-H2 finger protein ATL8-like encodes MTRGLRLLQSQAAPPPEVAAAAVESDFVVILAALLCALICVVGLVAIARCAWLRRAPAYVGGGGSPPAPANKGLKKRVVNSLPKFTYAGEGDRCKWTECPICLTEFSGGDEVRVLPQCGHGFHVACVDTWLSSHSSCPSCRAPFVVARCQKCGHFPAVAAETSEPQTKPGGGCNADDNRNVIVNHVSNYGFLP; translated from the coding sequence ATGACACGCGGGCTCAGACTCCTCCAATCCCAGGCGGCGCCACCTCCTGAGGTCGCCGCCGCCGCCGTCGAGTCCGACTTTGTGGTCATCCTGGCAGCGCTCCTCTGCGCCCTCATTTGCGTGGTGGGCCTCGTCGCCATCGCTCGCTGCGCCTGGCTCCGTCGGGCACCAGCTTACGTCGGCGGCGGTGGATCTCCGCCGGCGCCGGCGAACAAGGGACTGAAGAAGAGAGTGGTGAATTCGCTGCCGAAGTTCACGTACGCCGGCGAAGGTGATCGGTGCAAGTGGACGGAGTGCCCGATCTGCCTGACGGAATTTTCCGGCGGCGACGAGGTCCGTGTGCTGCCGCAGTGCGGGCACGGGTTCCACGTGGCGTGCGTGGACACGTGGCTCTCTTCGCACTCCTCGTGCCCCTCGTGCCGCGCGCCCTTCGTCGTCGCCCGCTGCCAGAAGTGCGGCCACTTCCCGGCGGTCGCAGCCGAAACCAGCGAACCGCAGACGAAGCCCGGTGGCGGCTGCAATGCCGATGATAATCGTAATGTAATTGTTAACCACGTTAGTAATTACGGTTTCTTGCCATGA
- the LOC114179620 gene encoding monosaccharide-sensing protein 2-like, protein MREVVIVAIAATVGNLLVGWDSSTIAAGMTYIKKEFKLETNPTLEGLIMSTSFITGTVVTIFSGTVSDMLGRRPMLIASSIMFFFSGLVMLWAPNVTVVLLSRLLDGIALALALTLTPLYISEIAPPDIRGTLNTLPQFSCSSGMFLAYIMVFSLSLVDSPSWRAMLAVVSIPSVVYFLLAVFYLPESPPWLVSKGRVTEAKKVLQRLRSNEDVSGELALLAEGMSPAGENATMEEYIVTPASDLMANKEAGRDCIKLYGPNQGGVSMVAQQVSGQSSMVSRSTLTLSRHGSIVAQAENLKDPLVNLFGSIHDINPPTLDSGGSRAMLMGGDTLHSNENLNAPLLSAQGSGVERDKGFGSKDALGTGNNDANQLPKSSDIGGGWKLVYKSGDGGRKEKGLQRVYLRADPNAGSTQGSFYDGYDMNAEPSESFQAAALVSHSVLCPKNINMRPENAGKRTGFGGLSDIGVKRALGVGIGLQVLQQAAGINGFLYYAPQILDQAGVGALLSHFGISSTSASLLVNIVTTFAMLPCISLSMRLMDVAGRRAIMLYTIPILIVSLMVLILRNLFNMSANANAIVTALSVMVYESCFCMGLGAIPNIVCSEIFPTSVRGICISICSLTFWISILIVTSSFPFLLQILGLSGVIGLFVLGCIGAWIFVYLKVPETKGMPLEVIIDFFAIGARPE, encoded by the exons ATGAGGGAGGTTGTGATTGTTGCCATTGCTGCCACAGTTGGGAATCTTCTGGTTGGATGGGATAGTTCAACCATTGCAG CGGGAATGACGTACATAAAAAAAGAGTTCAAGCTGGAGACTAACCCCACACTAGAAGGGCTGATTATGTCGACATCATTTATCACTGGCACCGTTGTTACAATATTCTCTGGGACAGTCTCTGACATGCTTGGAAGGCGTCCTATGCTGATAGCATCATCGATCATGTTTTTCTTCAGCGGTTTGGTGATGCTATGGGCCCCCAATGTTACTGTGGTTCTGTTGTCCAGGCTATTGGATGGAATAGCCCTTGCACTCGCATTAACACTCACTCCTCTCTACATATCAGAGATAGCACCACCCGACATCAGAGGCACTCTCAACACTCTCCCACAGTTTTCCTGCTCCTCGGGAATGTTTCTGGCCTACATCATGGTCTTCTCATTGTCCTTGGTCGATTCCCCAAGTTGGAGAGCAATGCTCGCTGTTGTGTCTATTCCTTCTGTTGTTTACTTTCTTCTAGCCGTCTTTTATCTCCCTGAATCTCCTCCTTGGCTTGTCAGTAAAGGGAGAGTCACCGAGGCTAAGAAAGTTCTGCAAAGACTTCGCAGCAATGAAGACGTTTCAG GGGAACTGGCTCTGCTGGCTGAGGGAATGAGTCCAGCGGGTGAAAATGCCACTATGGAAGAGTACATAGTAACCCCTGCCAGTGACCTAATGGCCAACAAGGAAGCAGGGAGAGACTGCATAAAGCTCTATGGACCTAACCAGGGAGGAGTTTCAATGGTTGCCCAACAGGTGAGTGGACAAAGCAGCATGGTATCTCGGAGCACGCTAACGTTGTCTCGCCATGGAAGCATTGTTGCTCAGGCTGAAAATCTGAAAGACCCTCTAGTCAATCTCTTCGGGAGCATCCATGATATCAATCCCCCGACCCTTGATTCTGGTGGTTCAAGAGCCATGCTAATGGGAGGAGACACGCTTCACagcaatgaaaatttgaatgcTCCGTTGCTTTCAGCACAAGGCAGTGGTGTGGAGAGGGACAAGGGTTTTGGATCGAAGGATGCATTAGGAACAGGGAATAACGATGCCAACCAACTACCTAAGAGCAGCGACATTGGTGGAGGTTGGAAATTGGTTTATAAATCAGGCGATGGTGGAAGAAAGGAAAAGGGGCTCCAAAGGGTTTACCTGCGTGCAGATCCTAATGCTGGATCCACTCAAGGTTCATTTTATGATGGCTATGACATGAATGCAGAACCCAGCGAGTCTTTTCAGGCAGCTGCACTTGTCAGCCACTCAGTTCTCTGCCCTAAGAATATAAACATGAGACCAGAAAATGCTGGCAAACGCACAGGTTTTGGTGGTTTGTCTGATATAGGAGTTAAGCGTGCATTAGGTGTTGGAATTGGACTACAAGTTCTTCAGCAG GCTGCTGGCATAAATGGATTTCTATACTATGCTCCACAGATTCTTGATCAGGCTGGTGTTGGAGCTCTTCTGTCACATTTCGGTATTAGTTCAACATCTGCTTCTTTACTCGTAAATATCGTTACAACATTTGCAATGCTTCCTTGTATTTCCCTTTCCATGAGGCTCATGGATGTTGCTGGCAGGAG GGCAATAATGTTATACACAATACCTATTCTGATAGTGTCTCTGATGGTACTAATACTCCGGAACCTGTTTAACATGAGTGCTAACGCGAATGCAATAGTGACTGCATTGAGTGTGATGGTATACGAAAGCTGCTTCTGCATGGGATTGGGTGCGATTCCCAACATCGTGTGTTCAGAAATCTTTCCAACAAGTGTTCGTGGGATATGCATTTCTATTTGCTCCCTTACGTTCTGGATCAGCATCTTGATAGTGACTTCTTCATTTCCCTTCTTGCTCCAAATCCTTGGGCTTTCCGGGGTCATTGGATTATTCGTACTTGGGTGCATCGGTGCGTGGATATTTGTCTACTTGAAAGTTCCTGAAACAAAGGGCATGCCTTTAGAAGTCATCATTGATTTCTTTGCTATTGGTGCAAGGCCTGAATGA
- the LOC114179239 gene encoding MLO-like protein 8, with product MSVSKYKILSLCLVSWLWCGYVAVASSESSIGSKDLDQTPTWAVACVCTVFILISLTLEKSLHKVGTWLHEKHKKALLEALEKVKAELMILGFLSLLLTFGQSYIVRICIPTDIADKLLPCPLAGTEEESSSEEEHHRRLLSYDRRYLSDHAAPYQCKKEGQQPLISVNGLHQLHILIFFLAVLHVFYSAVTMLLGRLKIRGWKAWEEETSSHGYEFANDPSRFRLTHETSFVRAHASFWTRYSIFFYIGCFFRQFYRSVGKADYLALRNGFITVHLAPGSKFNFQKYIKRSLEDDFKVVVGVSPILWASFVVFLLLNVNGWHAMFWASLIPVVIILAVGTKLQVTLAKMAIEITERHAVVQGIPLVQGSDRYFWFGRPQLVLHLIHFALFQNAFQITYFLWIWYSFGLKNCFHADYKLAIVKVALGLAALCLCSYITLPLYALVTQMGSRMKKSIFDEQTSKALKKWHMAVKKKQGVKLGNSKVRAMDGSTTDSTVHSSGPKLHRYKTTGHSTRTMSAYDDDHSDIELSPVSPTANLIVRVDHDEHEAEEAEHHPTSNNQELSRLSTLERSMK from the exons ATGTCTGTCTCAAAGTACAAAATACTGTCTCTTTGTCTGGTTTCATGGCTGTGGTGCGGTTATGTGGCTGTGGCTTCAAGTGAGAGCAGTATCGGTTCCAAAGACCTTGATCAGACACCAACGTGGGCCGTTGCTTGTGTCTGCACTGTTTTCATCTTGATATCATTAACTCTGGAGAAAAGCCTTCACAAAGTGGGAACG TGGCTACATGAAAAGCACAAGAAGGCTTTGCTTGAGGCTTTGGAAAAGGTCAAAGCTG AGTTGATGATTCTTGGTTTCCTTTCACTGCTTCTTACTTTCGGGCAGAGTTACATTGTTAGAATATGCATTCCTACTGATATTGCAGACAAATTGTTGCCATGTCCGCTTGCTGGTACCGAAGAAGAATCAAGTAGTGAAGAGGAACACCATAGGAGGCTTCTTTCTTATGATCGCAGATATTTGTCAGATCATGCTGCCCCTTACCAATGCAAGAAGGAG gGACAACAACCACTTATATCTGTCAATGGATTGCACCAGTTACACATCCTCATATTCTTCTTAGCAGTCCTTCATGTGTTTTACAGTGCTGTAACAATGCTTCTTGGGAGACTAAAG ATTCGAGGTTGGAAGGCATGGGAGGAGGAGACTTCATCTCATGGATATGAGTTTGCCAATG ATCCCTCAAGATTCCGCCTTACACATGAAACATCATTTGTGAGAGCTCATGCTTCTTTTTGGACAAGATATTCAATCTTCTTCTATATA GGATGCTTTTTTAGGCAATTTTATCGGTCTGTGGGCAAGGCTGACTACTTGGCTTTGCGCAATGGATTTATCACT GTACACCTGGCTCCTGGAAGTAAATTTAATTTCCAAAAGTATATCAAAAGATCCTTGGAGGATGACTTCAAGGTTGTTGTTGGTGTCAG TCCCATCCTCTGGGCTTCATTTGTTGTATTCCTGCTACTAAATGTTAATG GATGGCATGCTATGTTCTGGGCATCCTTAATTCCTGTTGTG ATAATTTTGGCTGTGGGAACAAAACTGCAAGTCACACTGGCAAAGATGGCTATTGAAATAACAGAGAGACATGCAGTTGTCCAAGGGATTCCTCTTGTTCAAGGCTCAGACAGATATTTTTGGTTTGGTCGGCCTCAGTTAGTTCTTCATCTTATCCATTTTGCTTTGTTTCAG AATGCTTTCCAAATAACATATTTCTTGTGGATATGG TATTCTTTTGGGCTGAAAAATTGTTTCCACGCTGACTACAAGCTTGCAATAGTGAAAGTAGCATTAGG GCTTGCAGCACTATGCCTCTGCAGCTATATCACCCTTCCATTATATGCTCTTGTTACTCAG ATGGGCTCAAGaatgaaaaaatcaatatttgatGAACAAACATCAAAGGCATTGAAGAAATGGCACATGGCAGTGAAAAAGAAGCAGGGAGTGAAACTTGGAAACTCCAAGGTGCGAGCCATGGATGGAAGCACCACTGATTCAACAGTACACTCTTCTGGCCCCAAACTTCACCGTTACAAAACCACTGGTCACTCAACTCGAACCATGTCAGCCTATGATGATGACCATTCTGACATTGAGCTGTCTCCAGTTTCACCAACAGCAAACTTGATTGTAAGAGTGGACCATGATGAGCATGAAGCAGAAGAAGCTGAGCATCACCCAACATCCAACAATCAAGAGCTGTCACGTTTGTCAACCTTGGAAAGAAGCATGAAATAG